TTAATCGGCACTGATGGAGAGGTAATTGAGCGTTATACAAATAGGTAGATTTGGAGTAGGGGGATGGACTCATGGTTTTCCATAAAACAATGCTGCGAACATTTATCGTCGTTTTTATTACAATATTTGTTTTGCTCAGTTTGCCAATTGGTGGCGTCATAGAATGGGCGAATGAACCGACTAGTTTTCAAAAAATCGAAGCATATGTAATGTTTGGACTAACAGACAATCTAGCTAGAAAAACGTTGTTCAGCCTACTTGCCGCAGGGCTTATTAGTTTTGTGGTTACAAGTATTAAATCAATGTGGGTAGATGTAAATCGTTATTAATGTTATAACGATGAAGCAGTTGATAGATATAAAAAGTAAGTTAATGGGAGTGGTTTGGTGACACATAAAGAAGAAGTAACGGTCAGTGGTGCGTTAAAGCTTGATGATTTGCTCCATCATAACCGTTATCATAATAAAAAGTTTGTCCTCGGTTATTTTCTGTTCGCTTTTATTCTAATGTTTATTCTTTCTGCTAATGCGATTACTGGATCATTGATTTTAGTTGTTATTATTAATGGGTTTATTGCCTTACTTGTCGCTGGGACGGTAACTTTCATTTTTATTTTCTTACTAAGGTTAAAGGTAAGCAAAGAGTTTAAGAGTGACCAAATGATAAAAAGTGAGATGACATATACAGTGAATGAAGAAGGGATCAACCAAACTTTGAAACGATCAAATACGCACTATGAATGGACAGACATCCTTTCAGTCTATGAGCAAGATGTTTTGTTTCAATTATACGTGTCAAAAAATAAAGCGATTTTACTGCCAAAAAGGTTTTTCGAAACAAAGCAAGAGAGGGAATTGTTTAAAGACATAGTGACTCGTTATATAACGACAAAAAAAGTGAAACTGAAAGGTTAATTGCTATGTATTGTTGCCGCGTGCGGTGATTTTGTCTTGTGTGCGGTGGTTGCGTGTCACGTGCGTTGATTTTGTCTTGCGTGCGGTGGTTGTTTCTCACGTGTGATGAATTTGTCTTGCGTGCGGTGATTCTGTCTCGCGTGGGATGAATTTGTCTTGTGTGCGGTGGTTGCGTCTCACGTGGGATGATTTTGTCTTGCGTGCGGTGGTTGCGTGTCACGTGCGTTGATTTTGTCTTGCGTGCGA
The Bacillus shivajii DNA segment above includes these coding regions:
- a CDS encoding YcxB family protein; amino-acid sequence: MTHKEEVTVSGALKLDDLLHHNRYHNKKFVLGYFLFAFILMFILSANAITGSLILVVIINGFIALLVAGTVTFIFIFLLRLKVSKEFKSDQMIKSEMTYTVNEEGINQTLKRSNTHYEWTDILSVYEQDVLFQLYVSKNKAILLPKRFFETKQERELFKDIVTRYITTKKVKLKG